In the Arachis hypogaea cultivar Tifrunner chromosome 20, arahy.Tifrunner.gnm2.J5K5, whole genome shotgun sequence genome, ACTGTGACTGAGGTTTTGCAATTTATTTGCTCAGGAACTTGCAGAAATATACATCAATGAAAATTAATGGTTTTCTTTGATATGATTAAAGGGAAAGAGGGtgaagtgagtgagtgagtgaacgGATGAGTGTGGAAGAGACAAGGTACGATAATGTGAGTGATGGATCCAATGGGACACTTCTGAGTTCCATTTAAAAATGATTATCAAGTAAAGTATTACAATAATTCAATATAagttaagggaaaaaaaaaagaatttgaatattaATATGGAAATCATGTTGAAATTTAGAATGGTAAAGTAAGTGTTGATCCATTATTGCACAACATATTTTGTTGTTAGAAAACATTTTTCCAAACAAAGTTTATTTTGTCATGTGGGGttgtttctttaaaaaaaattcaaagaaggAACAAGCAAACATCCAAATTAGTACAAGACGATGgataaagtttttttttcttaaaaaaaaaattttgaacccTTTTACTTGATTGAAAGTTTAAATATTTACCACAAAAGATGTATTGAAAGTtctgaacttttttttttaaattttgcacTTGAAATTCTCAAGAGCACACTTGCATAATAAACCATTGTTTTATTAATATGGAAATGATCTTGAAACTTAGAATGCTAAAGTAAGTGTTGATCTATTATTGCACAAAACAATTTGTTGTTAGAAAACATTTTTCCGAACAAAGTTAAATCATGTggggtttttcctttttttttaggaaaaaagtCAAAAGAAGGAACAAGCAAAGATCCAAATTAGTACAACAAGATGGttgaagtttttatttttttttaaaaaaaatcaattttgaatcGTATACTTGATTGAAAACTGAAAACCCATAAAAGAGCACACTTACATAATAAAccgttattttattataataaaatgacattttttaaaCATGTAAATTCTTAatttatcacattttataaaTGATAAAATGACTAGTTAAGATTAATGGAGTTGCAGAGTAATTAATGAAACGAAAAATCCGGTGTGTAATGGTTTTGGTGGAAGTGGGAGAGAGAAAACATAGGTCTAGAAATGGTTGAAGCAATGATATTGTGGGAAGGTGTGCCACGGTGGCAGGTGCAGCCAATGAGTGGGTCGAGGAAATTAAGGTATTTGTAAGAGTAGGGTactattttaacattttatttttgatCAAATCCAATCAGACTTTGACGTTGAGGTATTTGAATAGTTGCGTTTAAGGTTGAGTTAACTCATTGAGTTGGATGATTTGACCTTCAATTCTTCAACGTTTTAACAGTGTCAAAGCATCTATTGAGAGGTACAAGAAAGCCAGttcagattcttctaatggtggATCCACTTCTGAGATTAATGCTCAGGTTATTACTTATTAATTCATTATTAATCTCATCAGCATCATACTTcactaaatatatatattgtttcaGCATTACCAGCAAGAATCTGCAAAACTGCGTGTGCAAATCAGTAACCTTCAGAACCACAACAGGCAAGTTCAATGAATCAATTATTACTAAATAATTGAATCACAGAAAAATTGAACAATTATTGCATTATGCAGGCAAATCTTAGGTGAGGCTTTGAGCAATATGGCTATCAAGGATCTCAAAAACCTTGAGACCAAATTGGAAAAAGGGATTAGCAAAATTCGTTCCAAGAaggtatttatatatatacatatatctttctattattattttagaagctaagagtatatatatattattgcttTCAAAGTAATTAATTACTTCATGTTTGTTCCACATCAGAACGAGCTGCTGTTTGCAGAGATAGATTACATGCAGAAGAGGGTAAATGTTTATTTGTaacattgattattattattatttctttagaTTATATGGCTTTCAAATGTTAAATGTACTAAACTACTTTAATTTACAGGAGGTAGACTTGCATAACAACAACCAGTTTCTTAGAGCTAAGGTATGCATCTGCATATTTCACATAACGTATGTAATATCATGGTAAAGAACAAGTTTTTGTTCTTTAACTTTGtactcttaagttttattttattttaattttgtcttaaaattttttaatttacatcaaatatatttaaaacagctaatttttcaaaaaatttagaattaatttagtaataattTTACAAGAACAATCATCAACACAAATAAATCAGAAATAATGGTCATGCATTACTGAATtagtcctaaatttttttaaaatttaattgtcagTAGTATATTCGatgcaaataaaaattttaaaatttttgacaaattttataaaaaaaatataatttttcctAATATAATATGATTAACATTCATGGGTCTTAATTATTTTGTGTATGTAGATAGCAGAAAGTGAGAGGAACCAACAtagcaataacaacaacaataatgtgTTGAGTGGAGGAGGAACAAACTATAACAATAATGAATCTCATCACAATGAGCAGCATCAATTTGAGTCTCGTGGCTACTTCCAAGTCACTGCATTACAACCCAATAACAATGAAAACCATTATGCTGCTACTGCTGCTAGGCAAGATCACATGTCCCTTCAATTAGTCTAAGCCTCTATCTATCTACATACCTACCAataatttatttctttcttctatgtcgtgtgtttttttttttttcggaattATCCGATTTAGTCTGTGATCTTGGTCTTAGCATATGaaggttttttatttaaataaataaaaaattatttccaaACATATTCAAAAGTTGTAGAAAGAAGTTGCAAGTATATATATGCAACTTATATTATATCATTTTGCAATAGGATATtgctttgaaaaaataaattgcgTTTCACACCAACCAATTGTGAAAtcaacatgtttttcacattttgcaaaaaaaaaaaaaaaaaacagaaaattgaattaatttttttcacaTTTGTTCTGCTCATTTCTCATGTCTTACATGAGTTGAATTCCACATGTTCTCCATGCATAGAGTTTtagcttaaaataaaaataaagacatTTTCAACCATCCTCGTGTTAAATGAGTGGAACAAGTGCATAAAAAATGAAGTCAATTTTTTCAAGTAAATGCTTATATAAAGTTGCATGAATTAAACATGTTGATTTTGCAACTCTCTCGTGCGAAATGCAGTTTAAGGTATCAGACTCGTAATTTTTATATGCTtggaaataattaattatttaaaatgaaaaaccCCATATGACATTTAATTTAATGTATGATCATCACCTATAAGTATATATCTTTAATTTGTACTAAGACTACATCATATGCACGTAGAATACACGAAAGGATAAGAAAGGATAAGAGAGAACAGtcggaaaaaaaaaagtaaaagaaagataatattttataataaatatttagatatattaaataatattaattaatctaattaattctaattatacACAAACAAATTACAATCGAACAAGTTGACTAATATCCATTGGGAGGGTGTAGGATTTAGAAGGAGAGTGATAAGAATAACGTGCAAAGAAACGGTTGACAATTTCGGTTGGATGAAAGTCATCAAAGAATGCATGAAGGCTCCTGTCCCAACACGGTTCATGCTCCTCTTTACACTGTCCATTGGATCCTACCTCGCAGCATCTAAAAATACCTCCATGACCTGAAATAATCCAaatcaaatatataattaattaattaattaattaattaataaaactgCTTAATATAATACGTGACGATTTGATTACCCCGGGGGTGGTTTAATTGAGGGATATGAGATGCCATAAGAGGAGTGTTGACATAGATGAAATTGGAATGAGAGAATTGTTTGTTGAGTTGCTGAGACAATGCTTCAAGCTTGTTATTAAACATACGTGATGCGTTATTCACTTCAGTGGCACATAGGGAGTGGTTTTTGCCATGAGTAATAATTTCATGTGGAATGCAGCCTAGAAGGTGCAATCCAACCAAAACAAACTTGCTTGCTCCAAGTTGGTGCAATGCCTTTAAATGCTGCGAATATTGTTTCACAAGTTCCGCAGCGAATTCTTCAGGGGAATACTTTTCACTAGAACGGTAATGTTGGGGCAGGAAATAATTGTTTATGAAATCGTTGCTTCCTACGTTCACATAATATAAGCATTTTTTTAGTCTTTCTTCCACATTCTCAACTCTTCCTCCAACTTGCTTAGTGATTTCTGATATTATTACCTTGTGATTTTGTAGCTGCTTCTCCAACTCCACATTATCACCCTGAGTTAATAATTAATCATCACAAATCATGCTTATATAACACACTACTAATTCATTGATATAAGTTtgttgatatataatataccaaaTGTTTTCCGGTGTCATAGCGAATTCCCGCAGAGCCGGATGCATAATTGACACCCTCCTTGATATCGTAACCACCATAATTAGCATAGGGAGGGATAAGATGGTCAAATCCCAATAGTTGTGCTGCAATAATCAATCATATTCAGCTACCTAGTTACTCATTTCAATTTTGTTAATATATACATCACATGCATACATAATAATTATTGAACGAAGACGCGCTAAATTTTTAGAGTGGTCTCTcgtatttatgatttttttattattttaatgtttcaatctaaaatttattattattatactgattctcaaaattaaattttggatactatatatattgattttttttactctttttaaCATTGAATGAgcgattaaaatattaaattgattttgatatGCTATGTTAGACACAAGACTAAATAATGTTATTTCGTTTTGGCGTTTAAACAAAGTAAAAATgaggaaaaaaaagaatttatatgaTGTATaaagcattttattttttttattttctaaaatgatctcatttttattttgtttaagcacaaaaaaataatattattttattcggTATCTAACTAGCATGACAAGTCAGAAACAACTTAACATTTCACTCATTAACTCAATACCGAAAAGAATCTAAGGACTAGTATGATTTTTAGAACTGAATCTTGAGAACTAATACCGTAAATTTTGAATCATAAGAATTAAAATGATAAAAGTCGTAACTTTTATAAGAATTTAGCCATAAGATAAGAACATGTgacatgataataataataataataataataataataataataataataataataatgaatttgAATGTATTAATTTGTGGATAAATTAAGTAGTAGTATTACTGATAAAGTCAGCAATAGTGAGGCCATTAGTGTATCTTCCAGTTGGGCCATCAGGGAAATCAATGCCATAAGGGAAGTAATTAGCTTTGCAATCGGTGGATAACTTGTTGTTGTTTCCACTGTCACTTAGAGAGTCCCCAAATATGAAGAGACAAGGCACCTGGGGCTCCCCAACAACAATTGTTACACCACTCATCAACAAAAATACCAACCATAATTTACTCTCACAACCCATGTTTTCTGATTTGTGTGAAAAAATTTTTACTATTTGAGCAACACAAAATATATACAGAGAGAAAAAGAggcaagagagaaaaagaagcaTCACGAGGTATGACCTAGTTTTTTGGAAATGTTGATACATTTTTGTGGTGTATTTGATTTGGGACATTTCATGGACACACTAGTATACTCTAGTGCATGTAATTAACCACCTACACATTGAAACAAAGGTTAACTAACTCTGTGGCAGTTATTATCGGTAATCCAATAAAACCAAACACAAGTCAACCGTAACAACCTCCTATAACTAGGCTACCATTACTCATAACTATATTTACATTAAAATAAGAATTAGGAATTACCCAACTTCATTCTTATATATTCAATCAACTTCAATTCTGTtgaccaagaaaaagaaaaagaaaaaagtataggcTTGGTCTTAGGTGTAGCTATCTTATTGGGCCACCTATTGCCATGTTGATAATGCTTATTGGAAACATTTTTTTACCCATTATAATTGTGTGTCAATTCCACAAGAGACATCAATAATTGGAGTAAATTTTATAATGGgcatcaataatcaataatcaaaACTTAGTAATAGTATTCACTATGCAATATGCAATCTTCCAAAACTTATGAGAAGTTACAGCATATTAGTACTATATATGTACTAACAAACTAGAAGGAAATTTCCATATTCTTATGCttgcaaagaaagaaagaaataacatATTTCTAGAACATTAATTGTGGACATACatttatatatatgcatttatagcTGAGATCAGATAGATAGATCAGAGCTAAGCCTTGATATAGTAGGGTAAGCATCAGATGAATTGAGCATATAGCTCTTTGAGCAACAACGGCATTCCCAGCCTCAGTTGGATGAAATGCATCCCAAAACAGATGCTCCCTCTGTTCTCACATGGTGTTTGCATTGGCAAACATGTTATTTGACCATTGTTCCTTCCCACACCACAACATCCAGCATTTGTAACACTGAACCCTGGATCATTCAAACAAATTCATTCATATACCATGAACCATATAATATATAGCATGTTAATTTGGAATAAGAATTTACCATAGGCTGAAGGGTTGCTTATAATATCTTGGAAGATACCATAGGAGTTTATGTAGATGAATCTTGCATCAGGGAGTTGGGTGTTGAGTTGATCAACAAGAGATTTCAATTTGTTGTTGAATATTTGGTTGCATCATTGATTCTTTCAATACATGTAACACcatctgggctgttttgggcaacTCATTTGGGCTGCACCCTATTTGACCACCCAAACAGACCATTTTCCTTGCTCCATAGTTATACAGACTCTGAATAAATGAATTAAATCATCATATTAATTATTGTGGTTAATTATGTTTATACTTTAATGAAAAATGATATAAAGAGAGACTAACTTGAAGTTGTTTGTTAATTGAAGAAGAACATCAGCATACTCTTTGTGAGTATGCTGTGTAGAATAGAACTGAGGCATGAATAGTTGTTAAGGTAATCATGCTCCAAGCCATTGAGTATATGCACTTGCTGTCATAGTAATTTCAGGCTGAATCCCATCCAGCATATTTANNNNNNNNNNNNNNNNNNNNNNNNNNNNNNNNNNNNNNNNNNNNNNNNNNNNNNNNNNNNNNNNNNNNNNNNNNNNNNNNNNNNNNNNNNNNNNNNNNNNNNNNNNNNNNNNNNNNNNNNNNNNNNNNNNNNNNNNNNNNNNNNNNNNNNNNNNNNNNNNNNNNNNNNNNNNNNNNNNNNNNNNNNNNNNNNNNNNNNNNNNNNNNNNNNNNNNNNNNNNNNNNNNNNNNNNNNNNNNNNNNNNNNNNNNNNNNNNNNNNNNNNNNNNNNNNNNNNNNNNNNNNNNNNNNNNNNNNNNNNNNNNNNNNNNNNNNNNNNNNNNNNNNNNNNNNNNNNNNNNNNNNNNNNNNNNNNNNNNNNNNNNNNNNNNNNNNNNNNNNNNNNNNNNNNNNNNNNNNNNNNNNNNNNNNNNNNNNNNNNNNNNNNNNNNNNNNNNNNNNNNNNNNNNNNNNNNNNNNNNNNNNNNNNNNNNNNNNNNNNNNNNNNNNNNNNNNNNNNNNNNNNNNNNNNNNNNNNNNNNNNNNNNNNNNNNNNNNNNNNNNNNNNNNNNNNNNNNNNNNNNNNNNNNNNNNNNNNNNNNNNNNNNNNNNNNNNNNNNNNNNNNNNNNNNNNNNNNNNNNNNNNNNNNNNNNNNNNNNNNNNNNNNNNNNNNNNNNNNNNNNNNNNNNNNNNNNNNNNNNNNNNNNNNNNNNNNNNNNNNNNNNNNNNNNNNNNNNNNNNNNNNNNNNNNNNNNNNNNNNNNNNNNNNNNNNNNNNNNNNNNNNNNNNNNNNNNNNNNNNNNNNNNNNNNNNNNNNNNNNNNNNNNNNNNNNNNNNNNNNNNNNNNNNNNNNNNNNNNNNNNNNNNNNNNNNNNNNNNNNNNNNNNNNNNNNNNNNNNNNNNNNNNNNNNNNNNNNNNNNNNNNNNNNNNNNNNNNNNNNNNNNNNNNNNNNNNNNNNNNNNNNNNNNNNNNNNNNNNNNNNNNNNNNNNNNNNNNNNNNNNNNNNNNNNNNNNNNNNNNNNNNNNNNNNNNNNNNNNNNNNNNNNNNNNNNNNNNNNNNNNNNNNNNNNNNNNNNNNNNNNNNNNNNNNNNNNNNNNNNNNNNNNNNNNNNNNNNNNNNNNNNNNNNNNNNNNNNNNNNNNNNNNNNNNNNNNNNNNNNNNNNNNNNNNNNNNNNNNNNNNNNNNNNNNNNNNNNNNNNNNNNNNNNNNNNNNNNNNNNNNNNNNNNNNNNNNNNNNNNNNNNNNNNNNNNNNNNNNNNNNNNNNNNNNNNNNNNNNNNNNNNNNNNNNNNNNNNNNNNNNNNNNNNNNNNNNNNNNNNNNNNNNNNNNNNNNNNNNNNNNNNNNNNNNNNNNNNNNNNNNNNNNNNNNNNNNNNNNNNNNNNNNNNNNNNNNNNNNNNNNNNNNNNNNNNNNNNNNNNNNNNNNNNNNNNNNNNNNNNNNNNNNNNNNNNNNNNNNNNNNNNNNNNNNNNNNNNNNNNNNNNNNNNNNNNNNNNNNNNNNNNNNNNNNNNNNNNNNNNNNNNNNNNNNNNNNNNNNNNNNNNNNNNNNNNNNNNNNNNNNNNNNNNNNNNNNNNNNNNNNNNNNNNNNNNNNNNNNNNNNNNNNNNNNNNNNNNNNNN is a window encoding:
- the LOC112735006 gene encoding floral homeotic protein AGAMOUS; protein product: MDFPNHHHQESMSDSCSQQKKNNNMGRGKIEIKRIENTTNRQVTFCKRRNGLLKKAYELSVLCDAEVALIVFSSRGRLYEYANNSVKASIERYKKASSDSSNGGSTSEINAQHYQQESAKLRVQISNLQNHNRQILGEALSNMAIKDLKNLETKLEKGISKIRSKKNELLFAEIDYMQKREVDLHNNNQFLRAKIAESERNQHSNNNNNNVLSGGGTNYNNNESHHNEQHQFESRGYFQVTALQPNNNENHYAATAARQDHMSLQLV
- the LOC112735671 gene encoding GDSL esterase/lipase At1g29660-like; protein product: MSQIKYTTKMYQHFQKTRSYLVMLLFLSCLFFSLYIFCVAQIVKIFSHKSENMGCESKLWLVFLLMSGVTIVVGEPQVPCLFIFGDSLSDSGNNNKLSTDCKANYFPYGIDFPDGPTGRYTNGLTIADFITQLLGFDHLIPPYANYGGYDIKEGVNYASGSAGIRYDTGKHLGDNVELEKQLQNHKVIISEITKQVGGRVENVEERLKKCLYYVNVGSNDFINNYFLPQHYRSSEKYSPEEFAAELVKQYSQHLKALHQLGASKFVLVGLHLLGCIPHEIITHGKNHSLCATEVNNASRMFNNKLEALSQQLNKQFSHSNFIYVNTPLMASHIPQLNHPRGHGGIFRCCEVGSNGQCKEEHEPCWDRSLHAFFDDFHPTEIVNRFFARYSYHSPSKSYTLPMDISQLVRL